In the genome of Caenorhabditis elegans chromosome IV, the window atacaAAGTAGtagagaattcaaatttgtggAATGGAGAAGAGTGCGTGTGATTTTAAGAGACATTATGTCTACGTATCTCTATTAAATGTAATGTTTCGAGGGCTTTTCGTTTGGGGATGAGCGCCCTTCAGGCGTGTTTTGGGTGCAATTGGGCGCGAAAAAGAAGTTCCTGGACCAGAGTAATTTTGTTGAGAGTTAGGTGTTTTAAAAGAATAAATAATATAACATTGATCTGAAGTGAGCAGATAGAttataaaaccaattttcttaGTACAGGtacttgaaaaagttgaaccaACTTATATATTCAGGAGATGTCCCACGACTTCGACAACACTGCGGGACTATTGACGAACTACCGTTTTTGAATGCTCATGTGAATTGTGACGAGAGACAGGACAACTGGCAAGAAGTATGCAGATGCTCGGAAGATTTTTGCAACACCTTCGCATTTCTGAGATCATCGATTGATGTTCGACCTGATCCAAAGGATTCCGTACAGTTTGTGAAACAAGATGCACAGTATCCGATTGAACATCGTCCACAAGTCAGTTTCAATTCTATTAACTTCACACAATAAAACTCTACATTTGCAGCCAGAAACGACGTATCGCCAGAATAATTCCTCACTTATTGTCCTTCTGGTTATCATTCCATTATCAGTCGGAGGATTTGCTGTGTGTCTAATTTTCCTGAATTACCATTGCAAAATGTGTTGACTGATTCATGGATTCTCCTACTTTCTGTTAGCATTTCAGTGAGTTTCAGGGACCGTGTGTGTGGTCCACCAATTTTCTCGTAACCTGTGATAATTATGATATTTCATTGTCCAATAAATGTATTTCACCTGGTAACAAAGTTAAttataataatatttatatgCTAGCTGAAAACAATATGGCAAGGATGTGAAAGTATCATAGTATAAGTATTGAATTAATTATAAAACACGTATTGTTAACCGATTGAGAGCCAACTTTGTGAACGAGGATGTCCTCTATCACGGTTGAGCATTGAAACGTCGTGCATTGGAGGACGATTAAAATCAGAACATTCTGATATTTCATCTCGTGAAAATACCCGACGAAGTCCAGTTTGACGACTTCGAGGTTCAGTTATTGTTGTAGTGTTGGTCGGAGTGTGAGCTCTATCTTTTGGATGATTTCTGTAGTAGCAGAACTGAAATCAAATGATCATGAAAATACacttcgaaaaacaaaaatattgactTGTTTTCTAAACTTACACAAGAAAAACCAATTAGACAGATAACACACAGAAGGAAGATTGAAGCTGCGAGTAATATTGCTGCAAGAATCACAGTTATTCTGGTTACATCACGTCGTAGTTTCTTACCATAAAGGATAACCTGGGCCGTATTTTTCCTTCCGTGCTCGTTTGAAACATGTGAAGCTGTCAACGTATGAGGCTCTGCTGTCAGTTTTTGCCCAGAGAGGGTCATTGTCCATTCACCAGTTGACACTTTTTCAGATACTTCTCTTGCAAACCGTCGAGCATCAACATCACGAATTGTGAATTTGACAGTGTTGTCATCCCGAAGAATTACATCTTCAATGCTTCCACGTGGAATTTTGAAACGTTCAACCAGTGTGTTGATAAGTTGgctaaaaatattgaaaaatagtttgaaactCTAACAAgggaaaatttacatttcagCATCTTgcatttttgtgcttttaatttttccaccaGAAAGAGTGAAAGCAATTTGATAAGATTCGGTTGGTACAGGAGCACTTGCATGATCATAAGGAGAAGACAGATCCAAACCAATTCCTAGAAATTCGctctaataaatttttaaaactttgtttGATACCTGCACAGAAATTATTGCAATCATCACGAGTAGCAAAATTGTTTAAGTTTCCAGAGCATCCACCATAATCAAATGGAGTACAGGAATGAGTAAGAGAAGAGTAGAAGAATCTTGTTACTGTTGCGGTACATGGCCCAGCATCTCTTTGAAGATTACATACATATCTCTTTGAAACACAACAAATTCCCTTCTTTTGGCCAGGCATTGTTGAACAGTAATGAGTTGCTGGGCATCTGCAATCAAATATTTAGTTCGATAAacttaacaaattttttaatttacccGTTAGTCAGTACAGTACATGAGAATGGTGTGCCGTCTGCGAGTGATGAGAATGGATCTCCATGGGGGCATGTAAGCCCATTATGTTCTCCGATACTTTTGATAGAATTTGCTCCAGGACAACAAACACCATGCATATTATCATCAAATGCAGTACAATAATATCCAACTGGACAAACTGTACTCTGCGTACACGAGTATTGTTGTCGGGTTCGTGTCTCTATAAGAGGACGCAATCCACTGTTACAGGGAGATTTCTCACAAGTTGGTACTGGGAGGCACCATTTGTTTGGACAATCAGCTTTTCGTAGTATACAGACTTGCGCATTGGGACACTCAACATGTTCACATGCTGATTTACAAATACATTCTGATCTTGGACAACCGATTGAATCAAGAACAAGACCGTATGGGCAAAGACTGGTCGAACATTTTGATAGACACATTGACTgcgctgaaaatatttttaaaaaaattctgtttcaCGTTCATCCATAATAACTTTGGTATAATAACTTTGGTAATCTACACGTTTTATATTTTCTCTCAAACACACAAACTTCAGAGATTATCGAAGAAATTCAatattcagaagaaaaaattccCACGATTATTTTCGTATAATTTGCTTACACTTGCACgcattctttgttttcttctttcgTGTTCCATGAATCTCTTCTCCACTCAATTCATCGACACACCAACATCGTTTGTTGTCGCATTGCGTCTGATCGTAGTTTCCATTTCTACTGCATACTGGTAGTGGGGATTTTAGAACTGCGCCGTTCTGGTGTAGGTATTCAAGGGCTATTCGCATTGTTGtacaatctgaaattcaaacatttggaaaaGGAATTTCTAAACTTGTCGCACTTGTTGAAAGAGACATCGGAACTGCTTCGACGACCACTGGTGAGTTCCCTCGGTCGACGATCGTTGTTGCCTCGATAACTTCCGGAGCTGCTGCCACAATTGCCGGGGATATCAGATTAAGTACGGATGACTGTGTATGCTTCTGATGACAACATATTCCCATCTGTAAACATTGTATTAAGAACTAGTAGCCCTTGTAGAAAATACAAACCTCCGTTTTCGGGTTTAATACACATTTTGAGTTCTTGCCACAACCTCCATCATTTTCACACAGAATAACATTTCGATACAAATCTCGTTGTGGAATTGGACATTGAACTTCAACGCAGAATGGTACATCTGGGCACGGGTTTGATGTACATTCTACACGTCGAAGTGCACATTCCATATTCTGGGGACAAttgaaagtctgaaaatggaGTAAAGTTAATTAAATAGTATTGCTGGAAATAAGAGCTTTTATTGTCTTTTTATTGCAAAGTTTAATCAGTATCATGTCAagaatttccataaaaataaCTCACACTACAAATGTTAATACACTCGCAAACCCCGTTTGCTGGACATCCACTTCCATCAGTTCTGATGCCGTAAGGACATCTACTTCCAATGCATTGAGTGGGACATGATTTCGGTAAATTACAGTCTGGTGATTGAAGCCCGATTGTGAACAGACGAGTTCCTATTTCTTCAACTCCTGTTGCCTTATCAACACACCAACATTgactaaaaatcgaattattgaaattaaagttGATATATGAAGGTCTACTTACTTTAATCTAGCATCACATTGATACTTTCTGAAGAGGCCTTCAGGAGTACATTGAACTGGAGGAATAATCAAGTTCACAATTTCAGATGCAATGTTTGACTCAAAAGCAATAAGTCTATGAATACAAGCAGTCGCAATTCTGGGAGCAGAACACATTGTTCCACATGAAGCTTggcaacatttcaaaaatccatgGCAATCCGAATCTTGACTACATTGTTCTGTACATCCAGGATTTATGAGGAGCTTTGGGCATGTTCCAAGTTTTCCAGGAGCTGGAGAAACTGGTAAAACTGCATGATGCTCCACAAtaacgttttcaatttttgaagctttctTCTCGATTTTTAATGAGCTGAGAATGGGCCGTCTGGTCGTTTTCGAAGGTTTTGATGGCTTGAATggtttcaatgttttgattGGCTTAATTGCTAGTTGTCCTGAAAAGaagatatttggaaaaaaaaacaaaatcaactAGGATTCACTCACTTGTCTCAAATTGGCAACTAGTACCGCAACCATTATAACAACATGACGAATGAGTACAATCATAATGATGTCTACATCCTACAACACAAGATGATCCATCAACAGAAGCAAGCATTATCGGAATAACAGGACATCTGAGTGATTGTTGAGCAACTTCGGGAGTTGAACAACAAAATGATATATCACCGTATCCACTGTTTTTGCAATGGTATCCAGCAGGGCAAGATGAAATTGGTGAACACGTGGCAAGGAGATGATTTTCAAGAGCAAGCGGTTCTCCAGTTCCACACATATTTGGAATACCTAATAGAtattgaaatataaatattccTTCTAACAGTTTCTAGAACTTACACTTTGCAACTGGTCGACATTCCGGTGTAGTACATTTAACTGGAATCATTCGGCAGACATTTCCAGCGGGACAGTTCAAAAATTCGCATGGAGATCTGCAGTCACAAATTGGACATCCTTCATTATCACTGTTGAATCCGTACGGACATTGTTCGGCGCAAAATCTTGTTGGACAAGGTCGAGGATCATCACAATTTGGAACTCGTGTTGATTTGGTACCAGCGATCTCTTGACCTGATCTACCTACACACCACATAAGACCAAAATGAGATTGCACTTCGTCAAAGTTTCCATTCAAATCACAATCGGGAATGAAAACTCCCGAATCTTTTTCATTTGACTCGAccctgaaaatgaatttatttcaatgtttttttcccaatttcttaCCCTTCACTTTTTGCAATTGTCAATGCAGCAATTCTTTGATGAATACAAAGAGGAGCTCTATGAGGTTGAGTACATCTCATGACACAACCATCAGAACAACATTTATACAATGAAGGacaatcatcatcatttttacAGTCTGCAATTGTAGGTCGTTGAAGACAAAATGCTCCAAGTGGAGCAACATTCAGGCACTCTCCAAAATGAGTTCCGGGCATTGTTTGTTGTATTGAAGGAGTAGGTACAATGCGAGATATAGATGAAGTTACACATGTCAGCCCACATCCATTCCAAcaacattttgaagtttgtCCACAGTCGGAGTCGGTTTTGCATTcttgaatacatttttcaacttttgcagTGTTTAGGTCTGTTATTTTTGGACACGTGCCCACGTGTGTTTCAGGTGCTgtaaaactgatattttttgaataaagtttgaaatagaCTTACATTCAGCTGTACAACAAAATCCAAATTCCTGTGTAACCATAGAACAATGCGTAGTCATAATTGCATCAAAGCAATCATTACTTCTGTAACACTTCTTCAAATGAAGTGATGTCTCATTTTTGACTGCTTCAGAAATTGGACAAGGATTTATGATACATCGAGGGATCTGAACAGTTGGAGATAAGTACATTAGTATGGTAGTTATTAAATAATACACACCGTTGGACATGGCTTCGTAACACATGGAACTGTAGTTGGAACACACAGAGAATCTATTCCACAGGTGACACCTTCACATGGATCTACACAATCACACGTTGCACATCCtcttttatcttttttatgTCCATACTCGCATCCAATTGTACCAcattcaagtttttcacatggttctgaaatgtttaacgattgaaaatcatttttcatggTGACTATTACCTGGACAGTTTGGTGTAATATCTTCTCCAGTTCTGGTCCCTTCTACATAATTTCCTTCTTCATCCACGCACCAACAAAATTCAGTGTCACATTGTATTTGCTCAAACGATCCATCTAAAAACTGACTTAATAATTAATCCAGCTTTAAAAGCAACTAACCTGGCCTGCATTTGATCAAATCCATTTGTCCCATCTTTTGTAGATTTGTTTTTCGAACAAGACATTTGCTTGTTTGTAGAGGATAAGCACACGCTTTCACACATCCATCGTCACAACATTTGGCAACTCCAGCACAATCAGTATCATATTCACAggtattttttctgaaatattcaattaaaaatatatctttGTGATAAATTGGAAACGCACTCTAGTCTGTTACAAAGAACACGT includes:
- the C08G9.1 gene encoding Activin_recp domain-containing protein (Confirmed by transcript evidence) is translated as MRLIWTCWLWVALVISFTFAGGHQVKCFCDRDSCDDNLLCQGDFCFIGLHRSDDRDVPRLRQHCGTIDELPFLNAHVNCDERQDNWQEVCRCSEDFCNTFAFLRSSIDVRPDPKDSVQFVKQDAQYPIEHRPQPETTYRQNNSSLIVLLVIIPLSVGGFAVCLIFLNYHCKMC
- the C08G9.2 gene encoding uncharacterized protein (Confirmed by transcript evidence), which encodes MWLLYLLILKPFLSSSIDLLPASVPNVCPFRPTSCNLLCPFGYLKDILQQCICTCAMDPCQTTICGPSESCIAIGVKARCIPKFGSNREECPRLTGGICALRCEKDSDCSGRLICCSNGCGRECVAPIAKSFQIDREVPIQPVSSSSNNIPGSFQRLIKAVSNIGSTHFNITPIPPTIRNLANSLFPTPSPIRPLPTTKVGQCPSPTSNKSICIDQKQCANDLDCGSVDKCCQNACGSTCMEPLKATGCIHMVLAISKLKDKRLPNEFVPFCERNGRFSSIQCDIQFCWCVDVHYGSEIAGTRISREQRRIDMCREPRLCTKKCHNQCTHGHVMDIFGCPIASCSCVDICRNVNCENTWEQCQLVEPDCANPPCLPVPRCLLNPCRHGPPSRLGNGITALCSIDKDCPEGTCSKIGYNGLGFCCSGPASSTRDGRCPSQAADKLKCLIYPDNSCHSDHECSEDEKCCFNGCTLSCTQPEDYVLKKPLKPIEPVMHYQPGDVEKYNKGHLSSLVADCIDIIASNVSCATECHSDSQCAGMKRCCRQGCSTSCMYPVRSTPCFHLALTAELYSLRNAMKCDRAGNFEQYQCDDEGCFCVDIATGEELPGSRAIGRKPNCESRNPCEPLVCKVACPFGFERGSNSCPTCKCKNPCKEVKCPQGSVCVMSSIQCYQKGNCVPQPRCVLNFCPAGEPYISSIGNAESCTKDEECPTSTHWCHKLGLASGGMCCLSPPLVRHAGSCPIVPISLDAKMCRVSCKVDDDCSGHQKCCFDGCGAGCRDIATPLIEISKEIFEKAGTCISEQRVLCNRLEKNTCEYDTDCAGVAKCCDDGCVKACAYPLQTSKCLVRKTNLQKMGQMDLIKCRPDGSFEQIQCDTEFCWCVDEEGNYVEGTRTGEDITPNCPEPCEKLECGTIGCEYGHKKDKRGCATCDCVDPCEGVTCGIDSLCVPTTVPCVTKPCPTIPRCIINPCPISEAVKNETSLHLKKCYRSNDCFDAIMTTHCSMVTQEFGFCCTAESPETHVGTCPKITDLNTAKVEKCIQECKTDSDCGQTSKCCWNGCGLTCVTSSISRIVPTPSIQQTMPGTHFGECLNVAPLGAFCLQRPTIADCKNDDDCPSLYKCCSDGCVMRCTQPHRAPLCIHQRIAALTIAKSEGVESNEKDSGVFIPDCDLNGNFDEVQSHFGLMWCVGRSGQEIAGTKSTRVPNCDDPRPCPTRFCAEQCPYGFNSDNEGCPICDCRSPCEFLNCPAGNVCRMIPVKCTTPECRPVAKCIPNMCGTGEPLALENHLLATCSPISSCPAGYHCKNSGYGDISFCCSTPEVAQQSLRCPVIPIMLASVDGSSCVVGCRHHYDCTHSSCCYNGCGTSCQFETRQLAIKPIKTLKPFKPSKPSKTTRRPILSSLKIEKKASKIENVIVEHHAVLPVSPAPGKLGTCPKLLINPGCTEQCSQDSDCHGFLKCCQASCGTMCSAPRIATACIHRLIAFESNIASEIVNLIIPPVQCTPEGLFRKYQCDARLNQCWCVDKATGVEEIGTRLFTIGLQSPDCNLPKSCPTQCIGSRCPYGIRTDGSGCPANGVCECINICSTFNCPQNMECALRRVECTSNPCPDVPFCVEVQCPIPQRDLYRNVILCENDGGCGKNSKCVLNPKTEMGICCHQKHTQSSVLNLISPAIVAAAPEVIEATTIVDRGNSPVVVEAVPMSLSTNCTTMRIALEYLHQNGAVLKSPLPVCSRNGNYDQTQCDNKRCWCVDELSGEEIHGTRKKKTKNACKSQSMCLSKCSTSLCPYGLVLDSIGCPRSECICKSACEHVECPNAQVCILRKADCPNKWCLPVPTCEKSPCNSGLRPLIETRTRQQYSCTQSTVCPVGYYCTAFDDNMHGVCCPGANSIKSIGEHNGLTCPHGDPFSSLADGTPFSCTVLTNGCPATHYCSTMPGQKKGICCVSKRYVCNLQRDAGPCTATVTRFFYSSLTHSCTPFDYGGCSGNLNNFATRDDCNNFCAGIGLDLSSPYDHASAPVPTESYQIAFTLSGGKIKSTKMQDAEIQLINTLVERFKIPRGSIEDVILRDDNTVKFTIRDVDARRFAREVSEKVSTGEWTMTLSGQKLTAEPHTLTASHVSNEHGRKNTAQVILYAILLAASIFLLCVICLIGFSCFCYYRNHPKDRAHTPTNTTTITEPRSRQTGLRRVFSRDEISECSDFNRPPMHDVSMLNRDRGHPRSQSWLSIG